A genome region from Gossypium hirsutum isolate 1008001.06 chromosome A04, Gossypium_hirsutum_v2.1, whole genome shotgun sequence includes the following:
- the LOC107919150 gene encoding (+)-delta-cadinene synthase isozyme XC14, producing the protein MASQVSEIPSSSPLSSNKDEMRPKADFPPSIWGDFFHNCPDKNIDAETEKCHQQLKEEVRKMIVAPMANSTQKLAFIDSVQRLGVSCHFTKEIEDELENIYHNDNDAENDLYTTSLRFRLLREHGFNVSCEVFNKFKDEQGNFKSSVTSDVRGLLELYEASYLRVHGEDILDETISFTTNHLSLVVASLDYPLSEQVSHALKQSIRRGLPRVEARHYLSVYQDIESHNKALLEFAKIGFNMLQLLHRKELSEICRWWNDLDFQRKLSYARDRVVECYFWALGAYFEPQYSLGRKMLTKVIAMSSIIDDTYDSYATYDELIPYTSAIERWEIKCIDQLPEYMKLSYKALLDVYEEMEQLVAEHKRQYRVEYAKNAMIRLAQSYLVEAKWTLQNYKASFEEFKTNALSSCGYAMVTITSFIGMGDIVTPETFKWAASDPKIIRASTIICRFMDDVAEHKFKHRKEDDWSVIDYYMEEYGVTAQEAYDVFNKHVENAWKDINQELLKPTEMPTEVLNRSLNLAKVMDVVYKEGDAYTYTGKAIKDAITAVLIEPVTL; encoded by the exons ATGGCTTCACAAGTTTCTGAAATTCCTTCTTCATCACCCCTTTCTTCCAATAAGGATGAAATGCGTCCCAAAGCCGATTTTCCGCCTAGCATTTGGGGAGATTTCTTCCACAACTGTCCCGACAAG AATATTGATGCTGAAACTGAAAAATGTCACCAACAATTGAAAGAAGAAGTGAGGAAGATGATTGTGGCACCAATGGCTAATTCAACCCAAAAGTTAGCCTTCATTGATTCAGTCCAAAGACTAGGTGTAAGTTGCCATTTCACGAAAGAGATCGAAGATGAACTAGAGAACATCTACCATAACGACAATGATGCCGAGAATGACCTCTACACTACATCTCTTCGATTCCGACTACTCCGAGAGCATGGATTCAATGTTTCGTGCG AGGTATTCAACAAGTTTAAAGACGAGCAAGGGAATTTCAAGTCATCTGTGACAAGCGATGTTCGAGGGTTGTTGGAACTTTACGAAGCTTCCTATTTGAGGGTTCATGGGGAAGATATATTGGATGAAACAATTTCTTTCACCACCAACCATTTAAGCCTTGTAGTAGCATCTTTGGACTATCCTTTGTCCGAACAGGTTTCTCATGCTTTGAAACAATCAATTCGAAGAGGCTTGCCAAGGGTTGAGGCAAGGCACTATCTTTCAGTATACCAAGATATTGAGTCCCATAATAAGGCTTTGTTGGAGTTTGCTAAGATCGGTTTCAACATGTTACAACTTTTGCATAGGAAAGAGCTAAGTGAGATTTGTAG gTGGTGGAATGATTTAGACTTTCAAAGAAAGTTGTCATATGCAAGAGATAGAGTGGTTGAATGCTATTTTTGGGCCTTGGGAGCTTACTTTGAACCCCAATATTCACTTGGCAGAAAGATGTTGACAAAAGTGATTGCAATGTCATCTATTATAGATGATACATATGACTCATATGCAACATATGATGAGCTCATTCCCTATACAAGTGCTATTGAGAG GTGGGAAATCAAATGCATAGACCAACTTCCAGAATACATGAAACTAAGCTATAAAGCACTATTagatgtttatgaagaaatggaGCAACTGGTGGCTGAGCACAAGAGACAATATCGTGTTGAATATGCAAAAAATGCA ATGATACGACTTGCTCAATCCTACCTTGTGGAGGCTAAATGGACTCTTCAAAACTACAAAGCATCATTCGAGGAATTTAAGACTAATGCATTGTCATCTTGTGGTTATGCCATGGTTACTATTACATCTTTTATCGGCATGGGAGATATTGTAACACCAGAGACCTTTAAATGGGCAGCCAGTGACCCTAAGATCATTCGAGCTTCCACAATTATTTGTAGGTTTATGGACGATGTTGCTGAACACAAG TTCAAGCATAGGAAAGAAGACGATTGGTCAGTAATCGACTATTACATGGAAGAATATGGCGTAACAGCACAAGAGGCATACGATGTATTCAACAAGCATGTTGAGAATGCTTGGAAAGATATAAATCAAGAGCTTTTGAAACCAACAGAAATGCCAACAGAAGTTTTAAATCGTAGCCTAAACCTTGCAAAGGTAATGGATGTGGTTTACAAGGAAGGAGATGCTTATACATATACTGGAAAAGCGATTAAGGATGCAATCACTGCAGTGCTGATTGAGCCAGTCACACtttga